The Candidatus Obscuribacterales bacterium genome contains the following window.
AATCAGACGGGCAAGAATTTAGATTCAAGGTTTTCAGTTTTCTGATGATCTGCTGCATTGTCTTGACTATTAAATGATTTATCTAGTTAGGTTGGTCTAGGTAAATTTATCTTGTTAGCCAAGCCTCAGGGGTGTGGGCGATCGCCCACGTCTTGTAAATAAATGCTTGCAGAGCATCATGGGTTTAAGATTTGTGGTTCCTACCTGTAGAACGCTCGAATAATTGATGTGGCAGTGCTCTGTGCCTGCTGCAAATTCGACATCTATATTTTTCCTAAGGATGCATTATGACAGATGTATTTGCCCCCGCAATTGAACAAGATTGGCTTAATCTTGAGGTTTCCCATGGCGCGAAGGAACTGGCTCCTACTCACTATGGCTTACCCGATTTAACCCATCGTTTTGCCTCTAGTCCATCCCTGTTGAGCCTGCGCGATGCGATTGCAGCGCTAGGCCCTTTGGCTGATCCATCTCCCCACGATTTACGCGGTTATGACCTATCGCCAGCGACGGTACTGATTGACGACACTCAACTGAAGGATGACACTAATGCAGACACCATTCTTGGTAGATCCACCCAGCAAAACCTAGTGGGTTCCCTATCGGATAGAATTCTGCTCTCACCCAATCGAGCAGCGACGGTTATCAATAGACAGGGAGAAGCTGGGACAGATGATGCCTTGTCGACAGCCTTATCTACCGGTCTCTATTCCGGACTAAGTGAACTGACCATCAATGGCACTATTGGTGGGACGAACCACCTAGCTCCTGATCTGGATGTAGACTTCTACTCGGTTTCACTGCAGGCGGGCGATCGCCTTTTAATTGACATTGACGCTGAGTTATTGGGAACCTCCCTCGATTCCGGTCTGCGCCTCTTTGATGCAGCAGGCAATGAGATAGCTTGGAGCGATGATGATCAAGCGCCGGGAGAAGAATTTACCTTTGATTCGTACTTAGACTTTACTGCGGATACAACTGGAACTTATTACATCGGCGTCAGTGGATACCCCAACTTCGACTATAGCCCACTGACGCCGTACAGTGGTTCATCGAGCAGCAGGGGAGATTATCAGCTCAACCTTACCCTGATGCCCTACGCCCGTGAACAAAATGATCTGATCACCCAGGGAATTTTAACTGGGCTCAGCTCTAGTAATCCGGGACAAGTGCAGTTTACCGGGGTAATTGGGGATAGCCCGAATGTGATCCCAACATTCGATCGCGACTTTTTCCACGTGCGCCTTGATGCGGGTGATGTGCTGACGGTTGATATCGATGCCTTTGCCCAAGGAACCTGGCTAGATTCTGTGGTGCGGGTGTTTGATGCCAGTGGCAATGAGGTAGCGTTTAGTGATGATGCTGCAGCGCCTGGGGAGACGCTGTCTTATGACCCTTATCTACAGTTCACCGCTGGGCAAACCGGAAATTACTACATTGGTATCAGTGGATATGGAAATGCTCTCTACGATCCGTTTGACCCCTTCAGTGGAGCCTCAGGCAGCACTGGGGAATATACTCTAACCATCGACGTTGCTCATGACTTGAGTAGTGATGAATCCAACGATACGCTCACGGAAGCCATTTACACCGGCTTGAGTTCTGCTACCCCCGGCACGATTGAAGTACA
Protein-coding sequences here:
- a CDS encoding PPC domain-containing protein gives rise to the protein MTDVFAPAIEQDWLNLEVSHGAKELAPTHYGLPDLTHRFASSPSLLSLRDAIAALGPLADPSPHDLRGYDLSPATVLIDDTQLKDDTNADTILGRSTQQNLVGSLSDRILLSPNRAATVINRQGEAGTDDALSTALSTGLYSGLSELTINGTIGGTNHLAPDLDVDFYSVSLQAGDRLLIDIDAELLGTSLDSGLRLFDAAGNEIAWSDDDQAPGEEFTFDSYLDFTADTTGTYYIGVSGYPNFDYSPLTPYSGSSSSRGDYQLNLTLMPYAREQNDLITQGILTGLSSSNPGQVQFTGVIGDSPNVIPTFDRDFFHVRLDAGDVLTVDIDAFAQGTWLDSVVRVFDASGNEVAFSDDAAAPGETLSYDPYLQFTAGQTGNYYIGISGYGNALYDPFDPFSGASGSTGEYTLTIDVAHDLSSDESNDTLTEAIYTGLSSATPGTIEVQGVIGDNPSLAPGLDVDMFSVQLNAGDRLMIDVDAHQFGGSLDSGLRIFDALGNELLLSDDNPAPDEPFSFDPYLEFTATEAGNYYIGLSGYWNYDYNPFIVGSGTPGSTGDYTMALTVESGASIPVNPGFSSIYGYGLVDAAVAVAASIGEPTFPDQPNLGGNLWGV